The Symphalangus syndactylus isolate Jambi chromosome 3, NHGRI_mSymSyn1-v2.1_pri, whole genome shotgun sequence genome has a segment encoding these proteins:
- the LRSAM1 gene encoding E3 ubiquitin-protein ligase LRSAM1 isoform X4, translating to MLEKLEFERRLELGQREHAQLLQQSSSQKDEILQTVKEERSRLEQGLSERQRHLDAERQRLQEQLKQTEQNISSRIQKLLRDNQRQKKSSEILKSLENERIRMEQLMSITQEETENLRRREVASAMQQMLTESCKNRLIQMAYESQRQNLVQQACYSMAEMDERFQQILSWQQMDQNKAISQILQESAMQKAAFEALQVKKDLMHRQIRSQIKLIETELLQLTQLELKRKSLDTETLQEMISEQRWALSSLLQQLLKEKQQREEELREILMELEAKSETRQENYWLIQYQRLLNQKPLSLKLQEEGMERQLVALLEELSAEHYLPIFAHHRLSLDLLSQMSPGDLAKVGVSEAGLQHEILRRVQELLDAARIQPELKPPTGEVVTPMAPQEPPESVRPSAPPAELEVQASECVVCLEREAQMIFLNCGHVCCCQQCCQPLRTCPLCRQDIAQRLRIYHSS from the exons ATGCTGGAGAAGCTCGAGTTTGAACGGCGCCTGGAACTGGGGCAGCGGGAGCATGCCCAGCTCCTTCAGCAGAGCAGCAGCCAGAAGGATGAGATCCTTCAGACGGTCAAGGAG GAGCGGTCCCGGCTGGAGCAGGGCCTGAGTGAGCGCCAGCGCCACCTCGACGCAGAGCGGCAACGGCTGCAGGAGCAGCTGAAGCAGACAGAACAGAACATCTCCAGCCGGATCCAGAAGCTGCTGCGGGACAATCAGAG ACAAAAGAAAAGCTCCGAGATTTTGAAATCGCTGGAAAATGAAAG AATAAGAATGGAACAGTTGATGTCCATAACCCAGGAGGAGACTGAGAACCTGCGGCGACGTGAGGTTGCCT CTGCCATGCAGCAGATGCTGACTGAGAGCTGTAAGAACCGGCTCATCCAGATGGCCTACGAATCTCAGAGGCAGAACTTGGTCCAGCAGGCCTGTTACAG CATGGCCGAAATGGATGAACGATTCCAGCAGATTCTGTCATGGCAGCAAATGGATCAGAACAAAGCCATCAGCCAGATCCTGCAGGAG AGCGCGATGCAGAAGGCTGCATTCGAGGCACTCCAGGTGAAGAAAGACCTGATGCATCGGCAGATCAGGAGCCAG ATTAAGTTAATAGAAACTGAGTTATTGCAGCTGACACAGCTGGAGTTAAAGAGGAAGTCCCTGGACACAGAGACACTCCAG GAGATGATCTCGGAGCAGCGCTGGGCCCTCAGCTCCCTGCTCCAGCAGCTGCTCAAAGAGAAGCAGCAGCGAGAGGAAGAGCTCCGGGAAATCCTG ATGGAGTTAGAAGCCAAAAGTGAAACCAGGCAGGAAAATTACTGGCTGATTCAGTATCAACGGCTTTTGAACCAGAAGCCCTTGTCCTTGAAGCTGCAA GAAGAGGGGATGGAGCGCCAGCTGGTGGCCCTCCTGGAGGAGCTGTCAGCTGAGCATTACCTGCCCATCTTTGCGCACCACCGCCTCTCACTGGACCTGCTGAGCCAAATGAGCCCCGGGGACCTGGCCAAG GTGGGCGTCTCAGAAGCTGGCCTGCAGCACGAGATCCTCCGGAGAGTCCAGGAACTGCTGGATGCAGCCAGGATCCAGCCAG AGCTGAAACCACCAACGGGTGAGGTTGTCACCCCTATGGCCCCCCAGGAGCCTCCTGAGTCTGTGAGGCCATCTGCTCCCCCTGCAGAGCTGGAGGTGCAGGCCTCAGAGTGTGTCGTGTGCCTGGAACGGGAG GCCCAGATGATCTTCCTCAACTGTGGCCACGTCTGCTGCTGCCAGCAGTGCTGCCAGCCACTGCGCACCTGCCCACTGTGCCGCCAGGACATTGCCCAGCGCCTCCGGATCTACCACAGCAGCTGA